A region of Staphylococcus sp. IVB6181 DNA encodes the following proteins:
- a CDS encoding DNA-directed RNA polymerase subunit beta, translating into MIKQWTSKLMRLPMGYHILIVLILLVCMFIIGMCIGFLLNHQNPLKLFDYQTWYHFKQIFGG; encoded by the coding sequence ATGATCAAGCAATGGACCAGTAAATTGATGCGTTTGCCTATGGGATATCATATTTTGATTGTGCTCATACTGTTAGTATGTATGTTCATCATCGGCATGTGTATCGGTTTTCTGCTCAATCATCAAAACCCGCTTAAATTATTCGATTACCAAACCTGGTATCATTTCAAGCAAATTTTTGGAGGTTAA
- the fabZ gene encoding 3-hydroxyacyl-ACP dehydratase FabZ translates to METIFDYNQIKEIIPHRQPFLLIDKVVEYEEGQRCVAIKQVSGNEPFFQGHFPEYAVMPGVLITEALAQTGAVAILNSEQNKGKIALFAGIDKCRFKKQVVPGDTLQLEVEITKMRGPIGKGTAKATVDGQLACSCELTFAIQDV, encoded by the coding sequence ATGGAAACAATTTTTGACTATAATCAAATCAAGGAAATCATCCCGCATCGCCAACCTTTTTTATTAATCGATAAAGTGGTGGAATATGAAGAAGGACAACGTTGCGTGGCTATCAAACAAGTTTCTGGGAACGAACCATTCTTCCAAGGCCACTTCCCTGAATATGCGGTAATGCCAGGTGTGTTGATTACTGAAGCATTAGCACAAACAGGTGCAGTTGCCATCTTGAACAGCGAACAAAACAAAGGCAAAATTGCTTTATTCGCAGGTATTGATAAATGCCGCTTTAAAAAACAAGTTGTGCCGGGTGATACATTGCAGCTTGAAGTTGAAATTACAAAAATGCGTGGACCTATCGGTAAAGGTACGGCAAAAGCTACAGTAGATGGTCAACTAGCATGCAGTTGTGAATTAACTTTCGCAATTCAAGACGTATAA
- a CDS encoding YwpF family protein, which yields MKTFKAVRFQIVTENGGVIEYELYDGVIINKEQSGTGWLLEIVISSNHYDIMKEYMDDETLLDIRVVITRPSNDPALFDATIKNISLYDNERMSIIFDCHVYTLRQVYAENLLAQLVDEGFSGEELKTTFNRMMQSKPRLKDEKR from the coding sequence TTGAAAACATTTAAAGCAGTCAGATTCCAAATTGTCACTGAAAATGGTGGCGTAATAGAATATGAATTATATGATGGCGTTATAATCAATAAAGAACAAAGCGGCACTGGCTGGTTGTTGGAAATTGTAATCTCCAGCAATCATTATGACATTATGAAAGAATATATGGATGATGAAACATTATTAGATATCCGTGTAGTTATTACACGTCCATCGAATGATCCTGCATTATTTGATGCGACTATCAAAAACATATCATTATATGATAATGAACGTATGTCTATAATTTTTGATTGCCACGTCTATACATTAAGACAAGTCTATGCTGAAAACTTATTAGCACAACTTGTCGACGAGGGATTTTCAGGAGAAGAACTGAAAACTACCTTCAATCGAATGATGCAATCTAAGCCGCGTCTAAAAGATGAGAAAAGATAA
- a CDS encoding single-stranded DNA-binding protein: MIAKEESDIVYFNVATERNYNYQGKNQQSVDYINCKAFGKTARNIASYTTKGTLVGITGYMHSYKYEKDQQTHFGMELVVETIKFISTPNDAAHNHSIMEENEASPCFNSIHA; encoded by the coding sequence ATTATCGCAAAGGAGGAATCAGACATTGTATACTTCAACGTTGCTACTGAAAGAAATTATAACTATCAAGGTAAAAATCAACAATCTGTAGACTACATTAATTGTAAAGCATTTGGCAAAACTGCCCGAAATATTGCCAGCTATACAACTAAAGGTACGCTTGTAGGAATTACCGGCTACATGCATTCCTACAAATATGAGAAAGACCAGCAAACGCATTTCGGTATGGAGCTGGTTGTGGAAACAATCAAATTTATCTCTACGCCGAATGATGCCGCTCACAATCATTCAATCATGGAAGAGAATGAAGCAAGCCCGTGCTTTAATTCAATCCATGCTTAA